aaataacatGGCAAAATATAAAGATTAGGCAGCATTTTTTTCAAGAGGATAGCAGTCCAATCAACAACTGAAAATATCTACAAAGCACACAATTCCATAACCCACAACTACAGGTAGAAATTCAGAACATACTCTTGGATAGCATGTTTATGGCCTCCAGCATCTCAGCATGTGCTTGTTCAACTTCAGTTTTTATTTGGGAAAAAACTGCTTCATGCTTTGAAATTGAAAGAGGAGTGCTATTTTGTGCAATGATAGCTTTGACCCTCTCATCTTGCAACTTCTGCTTCATGCGCTTCGTCTGTTCCAAATATCAACTTTTAAAACAGTGAAccacaaaatataataattatatagcAATTTAAAACCCCCATTTCTTATTTATTGCATTACCTTATCCTTTGCAGCAAgaactttttcttttgcttccttctctttctcaacaaatttggaattttgagtGTCAATATAACGCCTCAATCttctgaaaaaagaaaagaaaagaaattatcaTATTTGTCCATCATTACGTAAAATGCAAACGGAATGTGAGGGAAGTTCAGGAAAATGCCACTTTAAACCATTTTGACTAAAAATGTACCATATAAAACCATTATGACTTACTCGGTACACAGAGATTCATCACATAGAAAATTCAGGAGTCTCAGCTTTTTTGAAAAGTCTAACATGTCATATCCATCACTGCCACTTTCAAAGCAATCTAAGGGCAGCTCTTTCAAAGCACATGGGGATGTGGAGATGCATTTCCCTAGAGCTTTCAACCATGAATTGTTTCCTTTTGTTGAAGTTAAGGGCTGAGAACTGAATACAAAGGGCTTGAAGATAAGTAACTGTTCCAATATAAGGAAATGAATTTGATATCGTATGTAAAATTTGCTAGGGTGAATATGCATACTGTTGTCCCAAGTCCTTTAATATCAGAGACAGCAATTTGATATGAAGTTGAGCAGTTAGAGAGTGTCGCCCTTGGGGCCCATTATAGCCATGTACCAATTCTTGTAATACAGATTCTGATTGCCCTTTCCTGAGACCAAAAACCTaacagaagaaaaaacaaatgggGTGAGGAAAGCAAGATTTCTCAATATAAAAGTGAATAGCAATTTGTTGAGCACTTATTGGATGTTGCTCACTACCATGCTTCCTTGTGGAGGTCAGTTGCTAAAGAGCCTTAGGGGAATTCCATTTAGCATGAACATATTGGAGGGAAGAGTGACATGAGTATGGATTCCACTAGGGGCAGTTTAAACTTAATTTCAATGGTTGCTCAATGGGCAGCCTCAGACCCATCAGAATAGGCAGTGTcacaaaagagaagaagaatggtgcaaggtgaatcaagcatTCCCCAAGATGAATCAGTGTTAGCTATTGACATTGTCCAAGCTTTCATAGAAGGCCAGATTAATGTAACTGCCCTGGGCTCTATAGAACTGCAAGTGGAAAGTGATTTGATTGTTCTCTCTCAGGTGGCTGAAAGGAAGAGGGGACCTTGAAAACTGGATGCTTGAATGATAAGATTATTAATCCTTCAAGGGATATGGGCTGCTCACTTTTTGGAGGCTCAAGTGAGCCAACAAGGTTGCAGATTAACTGGCTAAATGAGGAACCTTAGTGATAGAGTGTTATTCTTCTCTGACTTTCGTGTTTCCTAATGCATGCTGTTGTGTGTgctttattttaagttttatgttTTACTCGAATCCATAATTGAGGTTGCTTATTTATTGATACTTAATatcttcttaaattttttaccTATTCTGATGTCAACAATTCTTCAATCCATAATGAGACAAGTTTTACTAATTTTctactttctaaaatttcacAATCTTCAACTCCTAAAACACATCATAATCTGATCCAAAATCCCAATGTTGAAAACTTCGATAAGTAGTAAGATTGCAATGTAACAAGTaaagaaatgatgaaatattagtaatggttgaaaaaggatGAGGAAACCCAAAAGTCTCAAGCTATATAAGCATCTAAATGACAGTCCATAAGAGGCGTGGCTTCTAACATGAATATAAAGCAATCTTCCTTGGAAGCTATCCGCTAAATAAATATCAATCTCCTTTTCCATCAACTAGAATAAATCCAAAACCAAATTCAATTGATCAATCTTTAATCTTCTGATGACTGATTTGCAATTGAAATAACTTGTAATTataaaagacaataacaagtcataaatattttccataaaattgtTAAGCTAACTAACAGAAACCAtgaaaaaacaatcaattttttAGTAAGATGCAGTCTCATTATTGGtctaatgataaaaaattatagaatcaGAGTTAAAACTTAACCTTTCCAAATGCTGCACAGAATTCTAAAAATTGCAATGCATGCCCAACATCTTCAGGAGACAATTCAATCCCAGCTATAGTGGTTAGGCTGATGCCTTGAGGCAATGGAACATCAACATCAAATTCTTTCAGCTGAAATTTCATGCTATGCTTCCTGACCTTGTGAGATTTGGCAACTTTATTGGGCTTGGCTCCTGCATTATCAATTATGGCATTATCTAAAACACCCACATTTTGGCAGGTTTTGCAATCTCCATCTTCCCCCTTATCTCCTATTACATTGGAATCACGAGACATTGGAACATCAACATCAAATTCTTTCTTCTGAAATTTCATTCTATGCTTCTTGACTTTATGAGATCTGACGACTTCATTGGGCTTGGCTCCAACATTATCAATTATGGCACTATCTAAAACACCCATGTTTTGGGAGGTGGTGCAATCTCCTTCTTCCCCCTTCTCTCCTGTTACATTGGAATCATGGGACACCAGAACATCAACATCAAATTCTTTCCTCCGTAATTTCATTCTATGTTTCTTAACTTTGTGAGATCTAACAACTTTATTAGGCTTGGCTCCCACATTATCAATTATGGCATTACCTAAAACACCAACTTTATTGGGCTTGGCTCCTTGTTCTCCCTTCTTTCCTATTACATTTGAATCAAAGGACACTTTCTGAGATACTGACGCCCCACAACCCTTCTCTTGTAGTACATCATCCTCCTTCCCATCAGCCTTCACTTCATCTTTAGAAGGCCTTCTTGAGCTACTCTTCTTCAAAGAGGCACCACCATCTTTGTTGCCATCATGCTCCTTCAATTGttccctctttattttcttaggTTTAGTCTCATCTGGGCTTAACATTAACGTCTGTGGATGCAAGTTTGAATCTTTTTTTCCATCAAAGGAATTTTCCTTCCCTCGCTTTCTTGGAGAGACAACCAGAGACTCCTGTCAGAAGCATGAATGAATACATTAGGAAGAAACATAAGTCTCACCAACAAAACACCCTAAAACTCAAATGTTTCCATCCCATTATACAACAACACACCCCTATCACACCTTGCTTGGACTACAAACTATGTCCTTTACATTCTTGCAACTGCTATCAGGATCTATAGCCTGCAGCATTTCAGAAACTGAGGAAAATCCAATTGCCTTGGCAGTATACACAAGCATACCAGTAGGATTGCAACCTATTTTCTTCCTgaagaaataaggaaaaaaacaaaaacaaaaacaaaacaaaacaaaaaagaaaggttTCATGAGATATGCCTAGCAATATCAAATAAAAGACCGCATTTGGTTGGGAAGAAAAGTAAGGAAGAAATAGAGAAACCAAAATTGCAATATATTTCTCAGTATTTGGAATTCGGTATCCAGAAATTCAGGGTCAAATAGGCAACTGACCCtactaaaagagaaaaaaatacaaaattttccaTCTTTCCCTCT
Above is a genomic segment from Vitis riparia cultivar Riparia Gloire de Montpellier isolate 1030 chromosome 14, EGFV_Vit.rip_1.0, whole genome shotgun sequence containing:
- the LOC117930364 gene encoding uncharacterized protein LOC117930364 isoform X2; this translates as MPPIPSTRAQRNGKLTKKMVCAEAHSDVNGQHQLLPTSISSPPQANKSSRIRVVGSRIYDSVNGKSCHQCRQKTRDFVASCRNLKNDKPCSINYCFKCLSNRYGEKAEEMALLENWKCPKCRNICNCSLCRKKIGCNPTGMLVYTAKAIGFSSVSEMLQAIDPDSSCKNVKDIVCSPSKESLVVSPRKRGKENSFDGKKDSNLHPQTLMLSPDETKPKKIKREQLKEHDGNKDGGASLKKSSSRRPSKDEVKADGKEDDVLQEKGCGASVSQKVSFDSNVIGKKGEQGAKPNKVGVLGEKGEEGDCTTSQNMGVLDSAIIDNVGAKPNEVVRSHKVKKHRMKFQKKEFDVDVPMSRDSNVIGDKGEDGDCKTCQNVGVLDNAIIDNAGAKPNKVAKSHKVRKHSMKFQLKEFDVDVPLPQGISLTTIAGIELSPEDVGHALQFLEFCAAFGKVFGLRKGQSESVLQELVHGYNGPQGRHSLTAQLHIKLLSLILKDLGQHSQPLTSTKGNNSWLKALGKCISTSPCALKELPLDCFESGSDGYDMLDFSKKLRLLNFLCDESLCTERLRRYIDTQNSKFVEKEKEAKEKVLAAKDKTKRMKQKLQDERVKAIIAQNSTPLSISKHEAVFSQIKTEVEQAHAEMLEAINMLSKMKQRSDAVRTESILLDVNGHSFWRLKVYAGEPDILLRDMGTWIADAPDEKWFSYDLEQKDSIEEYISLREKKLRFHKVPKMRPIESTEAKSLHNSMNDLECPSKIEAAGARS
- the LOC117930364 gene encoding uncharacterized protein LOC117930364 isoform X1 — its product is MPPIPSTRAQRNGKLTKKMVCAEAHSDVNGQHQLLPTSISSPPQANKSSRIRVVGSRIYDSVNGKSCHQCRQKTRDFVASCRNLKNDKPCSINYCFKCLSNRYGEKAEEMALLENWKCPKCRNICNCSLCRKKIGCNPTGMLVYTAKAIGFSSVSEMLQAIDPDSSCKNVKDIVCSPSKESLVVSPRKRGKENSFDGKKDSNLHPQTLMLSPDETKPKKIKREQLKEHDGNKDGGASLKKSSSRRPSKDEVKADGKEDDVLQEKGCGASVSQKVSFDSNVIGKKGEQGAKPNKVGVLGNAIIDNVGAKPNKVVRSHKVKKHRMKLRRKEFDVDVLVSHDSNVTGEKGEEGDCTTSQNMGVLDSAIIDNVGAKPNEVVRSHKVKKHRMKFQKKEFDVDVPMSRDSNVIGDKGEDGDCKTCQNVGVLDNAIIDNAGAKPNKVAKSHKVRKHSMKFQLKEFDVDVPLPQGISLTTIAGIELSPEDVGHALQFLEFCAAFGKVFGLRKGQSESVLQELVHGYNGPQGRHSLTAQLHIKLLSLILKDLGQHSQPLTSTKGNNSWLKALGKCISTSPCALKELPLDCFESGSDGYDMLDFSKKLRLLNFLCDESLCTERLRRYIDTQNSKFVEKEKEAKEKVLAAKDKTKRMKQKLQDERVKAIIAQNSTPLSISKHEAVFSQIKTEVEQAHAEMLEAINMLSKMKQRSDAVRTESILLDVNGHSFWRLKVYAGEPDILLRDMGTWIADAPDEKWFSYDLEQKDSIEEYISLREKKLRFHKVPKMRPIESTEAKSLHNSMNDLECPSKIEAAGARS